Proteins from a single region of Gordonia hongkongensis:
- a CDS encoding MarR family winged helix-turn-helix transcriptional regulator yields MRDPQDLLSASALTAFRLNGQFLALAERLAEPAGLTATRWQVLGAVLDEPLPVAGIARAMGITRQSVQRTADLLVADGLAEYRDNPAHRRAKLVAPTDAGLAAVRAINPGHRAAAIRLAAALDPARWEHALTVLRDLSAALDELDDQR; encoded by the coding sequence GTGAGAGACCCGCAGGACCTGTTGTCGGCCTCCGCGCTGACAGCGTTCCGGCTGAACGGGCAGTTCCTAGCCCTCGCCGAGCGTCTCGCCGAACCCGCCGGGCTGACCGCCACGCGGTGGCAGGTGCTCGGCGCGGTGCTCGACGAACCGCTGCCGGTCGCGGGCATCGCACGGGCGATGGGGATCACGCGCCAGAGCGTGCAGCGCACCGCCGACCTCCTCGTCGCCGACGGACTGGCCGAGTACCGCGACAATCCGGCCCACCGTCGCGCCAAGCTCGTCGCCCCCACCGACGCCGGCCTCGCGGCCGTCCGCGCGATCAACCCGGGACATCGCGCGGCGGCCATCCGGTTGGCGGCCGCACTCGACCCGGCCCGGTGGGAGCACGCCTTGACCGTACTCCGCGATCTCAGCGCCGCCCTTGACGAACTCGACGACCAGCGCTGA
- a CDS encoding aspartate aminotransferase family protein: protein MTAGVESQIHSSQVRTDQTASLSPALKQATPVVVDTAAGSWIRGTDGRDYLDFTTGIGVTSTGHCHPHVVAAAQAQCAKIIHAQYTTVMHTPLLELTTRLGAVLPTGLDSVFYANSGSEAVEAAVRLARMATAKPNIIVFQGGFHGRTVAAASLTTAGTRFSAGFSPLMSGVHMAPFPYAYRYGWDTDTAVDFALRELDYLLQSRVAPNDTAAFLIEPVLGDGGYLPTPPRFLQGLRERADRHGVLLILDEVQAGFGRTGRFWGHQHAAGLTPDILITAKGLASGFPISAIAAPTELMSKAWPGSQGGTYGGNAVAAAAAIATLDVIESEGLVENARVRGEQLLAGLRQVCAPFPGVGDVRGLGLMAGIEFITTDAAGSTTPDAAAALAVQQATTTQGLLSLTCGPSANVVRLIPALVVTAEEIDLGVARFGAALAAALG from the coding sequence ATGACTGCCGGCGTCGAGTCCCAGATCCACAGTTCCCAGGTCCGCACCGACCAGACCGCGTCGCTGAGCCCCGCCCTGAAACAGGCGACTCCCGTCGTCGTCGACACTGCGGCCGGTTCGTGGATCCGGGGCACCGACGGTCGCGACTACCTCGACTTCACCACCGGTATCGGCGTGACCAGTACCGGCCACTGCCACCCGCACGTCGTCGCGGCCGCGCAGGCGCAGTGCGCCAAGATCATCCACGCGCAGTACACCACCGTGATGCACACCCCGCTCCTCGAGCTCACCACCCGACTCGGGGCGGTACTGCCCACGGGCCTCGACTCCGTCTTCTACGCGAACTCCGGTTCCGAAGCCGTGGAGGCCGCCGTCCGTCTCGCCCGGATGGCCACCGCGAAGCCCAACATCATCGTGTTCCAGGGCGGCTTCCACGGCCGGACCGTCGCCGCGGCCAGCCTGACGACGGCCGGCACCCGCTTCTCCGCCGGCTTCTCGCCCCTGATGAGCGGCGTGCACATGGCTCCGTTCCCCTATGCCTACCGCTACGGCTGGGACACCGACACCGCCGTCGACTTCGCACTCCGTGAACTCGACTACCTGCTGCAGTCGCGCGTCGCGCCCAACGACACCGCGGCCTTCCTCATCGAGCCGGTGCTGGGCGACGGCGGATACCTGCCCACCCCGCCCCGCTTCCTCCAGGGCCTGCGGGAGCGCGCCGACCGCCACGGCGTCCTCCTGATCCTCGACGAGGTACAGGCGGGATTCGGTCGCACCGGCAGGTTCTGGGGTCACCAGCACGCGGCGGGCCTGACCCCCGACATCCTGATCACCGCCAAGGGCCTGGCGTCGGGATTCCCGATTTCGGCGATCGCGGCGCCGACGGAACTGATGAGCAAGGCGTGGCCGGGGTCGCAGGGCGGCACGTACGGCGGCAACGCCGTCGCGGCCGCCGCCGCGATCGCGACCCTCGATGTGATCGAGTCAGAGGGCCTCGTCGAGAACGCGCGCGTCCGCGGTGAGCAGCTGCTCGCCGGTCTGCGGCAGGTATGTGCACCGTTCCCGGGCGTCGGCGACGTCCGCGGGCTGGGGCTGATGGCCGGCATCGAGTTCATCACGACCGATGCCGCCGGGAGCACGACGCCCGACGCGGCGGCCGCGCTCGCCGTTCAGCAGGCCACCACCACCCAGGGGTTGCTCTCGCTCACGTGCGGGCCGTCGGCCAACGTCGTGCGCCTCATCCCCGCCCTGGTCGTCACCGCCGAGGAGATCGACCTCGGCGTCGCCCGCTTCGGTGCCGCGCTCGCCGCGGCCCTGGGCTAG